ggggagtccttgtggcaccttagagactaacaaatttatttgggcacaagctttcgtgagctataacCCACGCTCTTGTGGATTTGTGTCCCTGCATGCAGGGAGCAGTATCCGTACATAGCCACATTTTGATAAAAATCCCCCCtgccccaattttttttcttgatcGTGTGCTGATAGGCACTGACCatgagaggcagctccagctgcCAGACTTAAAGGGTACAGAGCAGCGGCTGCAGCATTGAACCTCAAAGCCTGTAGCGCCTCTCTCATGGGCAGGCAAGTCAGCTGTCTCCAGTGTTAACCCTGATTCCTTCCAAcgctgtggggggaaaaaaccccatcCTGGAATCACGCTCCTGTAAACTGTTTACTAGCCATTAATTATTCCAAGCAGCACCTTCTCTTCGGCAGCTTTCTCCCCATGAAGCCTATCTGCATTGCGTTTCTGCCCAAAAGAGCAAATGCATGTTGTACAATGGAAGGGAAAAAAGGTAGACTGCTTTACTGAAGATTAGGGAAATATTCTAAGGGTTTTCCCCTCTAAACTGTGGTAAGAACCACAAAACAAGTTATTTATTAGGGACTTTCAGAGAGCCAAGATATGTCGCTCAGAAGGCGCTCTTGCAGCACAATTCTACCTCCTCTTGCCATACTCTGTAACTAAAAACAGTTGCTGGTGGATAGAAGTTGCATTGTGTATGTTTCCTGCCATCTGCAGATACCCTGTGTACCGTTAGCCTCATTCTTGAAATGGCACAAGGATCGGGGCAGTAACCATTATCTCTCACTCATATGCACACACCCGCACATGCCCGGGCACACCCACACAGAAGTCGGGCTTCATCACATTCTCGATTATCTTGTCTGTGCTTGTGTTTGTAAGTGGTTTTAATTATAAGCTGTAAATGCAGCAGGAGAATTTTCTGATCTTTCTGAAAGCTGTTATGCATGGGTGACCGATGGGATCTTCCTCTGAGAGTGGTACTCTCAATAAATAGCCATGAATTTACAAAGATAGAGCTGGATCGCAGCTAAgctaaatccagagtaactcagtGGACTTAaacctgatttataccagcatagATGAAATCAGAATCCAGCTTGTGGATCTCCCAGTAGCTCACCAGGATCCATTTCAGTTTTGAGTATATCAGTTCTCATACAGGTCAGAAGGGTTTTTTgattgtgtgtttttttgtttttttttaaagtctactGTCAAGAAAACCTCAGTGGAAATGAGCACATAGACAATAGGCTCTTGTATGTGATTATGATTGAACTTGAAGCCAGCAAGGCAAGGAGGTTGATGGGTAAAGGAGCAGGATGGCTTTCCATTTTTAAACTTGCCTTAATCTTCATGAGTATTGCAGGGGGTCTCCAACTCACAGAGGAGAGTGTATTCCATACAAAATCTAATCATAACAAGCTTTTCCTTGCTCAAGTTGGCTTGCATCAAAACCTTTGGGTCTCATAAACACATTCTATTGTGAGTTGAGGAGGGAGTGCATGTGAACAGAAAAAGCTTTCAATAGTCTTTCAGAGATCAGAGCAAATGTttatattgtaaactctttgaagcTAAGATCTTATTTTAAGCTCTCTCTGCAAAGTGCCCAGTGTGTGCTGATGTGATCCCAAGAACATTACATGCTTTCTGGAGATAATTAGCCTCTTCTGGAGGGAAATGGTGAGGCAAGGTAGTTTTGGGGGTCAAGGCATGGAGCTGGGATTTGGGAGATCTGAGTCCTATTCCAGACTCTGCCACAAGCTTCCTGTGGGACCTATGAGAAGTCACTTGGTCTCTCCGTGCCTTAGttctccatatgtaaaatgggggtgtCAGTGCTGTCATGGGGGTGCTGTGAGGACAAATCCATTGGGCAATTAGCTACACAGGTTTCcagcagttgaggatctggcctcttaATGTTTGTGAGCCAGCCATCTACTATGGTGATGGGCCTATATATAGGTGGCTAGAGAGACCCAGCTGACAGGCCTGTTTCTGCTCACACACCAGCTTCCCAGTGGAGGGACTCCTGACTTACCCAACTCTGagggagagcagaatctggctctgtgtAGTGTAGAGTGGTGGTTTGTAAATGTGCTGAAGACTCTCTTGCGGTCCTGTGGTGCATCAGCTCAGCTCTTCTTTCTGCAAGTTTGTAATGTTTCTTTATTACACTCCTAGGCTACTCTGTAAGTTTCTCAAGGCCAGCTGTGTGGGGGGAAAATGGCAGTGGGTTAGTGTCTTCCCTGCTGTAATTCTCCTGAGGGCAATGGAGTTAAACCAGGGAAGACTTTGGCTCAATGGGTCAAAGTCGGTGATGTGACTGGTTGTGACAATTAGTTTGGCTACAAGCCACAAAGTGCTGATGCACCAGCTGGTGGgatgtccattgaagtcaaaggaaatagCTTTTATTTGCTCCCAGCTGCATTTGGCACATTCTtgctggtggagctgcagaagGGACATGCTCACTCCTCAGGGGGGAAGAAGAACCTTGCACCATCCATCAGCAACCCTGCTGCTCCTTAGCTGGCTAGAATTGCTGGCTCTCTTACAGCCCTTGTTAGCCAGAAAGCTGGTGCCCATAGCAGTTGGGTGGAGTGAGGCTGAAAAAGTTCTGAGGGGGGTGAGGAAGAGTTGTCTGTCCAGTTGCTGAAGCTGGTGGTCTGGGGTCGGCTCAGATGCATCCTGGAGTACATCTGCTGCTCTACCCCAGGCTGGAATGACTGCGCGGCTTTCCCAGCACTCCCTGCTGCAtttcagatgttttttttttctcctacagAATTGCCAAAGCTTACAGTCCCAGCTCATAGCTTCGCAACAAGGAAGTCAAATTATAGAGGAGACTCTGCCAATTGTATTTATATTGCTTGATTTGCACGTAGCTGGAGGGCTGGTCCTGGAAACTCACTCAGCTCCCAAGGAGTAAATACAGGGCTCCTTTAAAATCCTGACAAAGTTTCCTCTACAAATTTACATCCCTTGGTTTTCCCCCTCCCATGCCCATTTAAAAACCACTGGGAGGAATCCAGTGAACTGGCATGATCTGATTCCGATCTCACGTTGGTGGAAACTGGGAGTAACTATTGAAACTGGTGACATTACTCTCAGGTAAGGcagtaagtgagatcagaatcgggCCCAGCATCTGTCTCGGATTCTCTGCTGCACAACTGCATCCGTGCTGTTGCTGGCACAGTTTCAATCATTCTGTAGACAGAGCCCTGGTGTTCTCAGGTCACACTCATGAGCACCACTGCAAATGGGTGTCTGCACAGTCATTGGCTGATTAGGACATGTTGGCCAGTCAATCACATGGATAACTGAGAGCAAGGGGTTGATATTCATATCTGACCCACTAGTCCATAATGCTGAGAGCATAACTGGGATTGGCTGCTGGGGTGTACATGGCGGGGAATGCTGGGGGTGGATAAAGGCATGCCCAGGCAGCAGCTCCTCCTGTGTTCCATTTTGTACGTGGCTAAAGGTGACCATCCTACGGGAATGCTCTTCTGTTCTACAGATCACTTCAAAGTTGCTTTTCTAGTCCCTCCCCCTTACTCAGATCCAGGGTCTGACTCTGATCACTCTCACATGGGCTCGACACTGGGGTAACATCACTGACCTCTGGTTCCTAGTCTGTCTGCTCTACTCAGGGCACTGAATTCCCAGTTCTCCCCCAAAATCTGGCCACTGTTGATGCGAGAGCCTTCTCCCATGCAGCTCCCACCACCCAGGACAACTACTGTCTTTTCCCCATGTCATCTGATTTTCAAGCTTCACAGCAAACctctttcctccttttccccataaTTTCCCTCTCCTTCTGATATCCTGATCCCCTTTCCCACCCTGCCCAGAagtactcctgggttctgtgtgtgtgtgtgtttgcctttGCCTCCGAATGACTCACCGGGCTGATCTATTGACTCTTCAGTGCTGCCAGACGACCTCCATGACCTCCTGAGGGAGTTTGACGAGGTGATCGAAGACTTTGACAAGGGTGAAGTTTGTCAGTATGAGCAGCATCTGGAGGAGCTGAAGAGAAGGACCCTCCCCAGTGTCTATGACAGTGGCATCGATGAGCTAGAAAGTGAGTTTTGGGGGCTGTCGGTGCAGAATAAAAGGAGTCATGGTGTTCACCTGGGGCGGGGGTGTTTCATCACTGGGGAAAATCCCACTGGGAGGGACAAGGGGAACTTGTCTGCCTCTTCCATCCCCACCCAACTGCTTACTATCTTGCTGGAGAGCCCTTGAACGTGGCTGCAGGGCTCCTGCAATTTTACTTCCTCAACAGTCTGTAGCTGCACCTCTGGTTTGTTCAGTGATTAAACTTCCAGGTCATTCCGTCTTTGAGCATCCCCATGTTGGCCACACATTCATGGGTCTCTTCCCTCTAGGGCTTTGTTAAGTAGCATCTGTGCTTACTTTGAGGGGCTGTGGTATCTGTGTGCCTGACAGGTGCATCTTTAAAGTCAAGGGTTTGTCAGCCTCTACATTGTATCCCCCATGCGAGAAGGGATTTAATGGCTTCACTGCTGCATAACATGCCAGGGTCGTGGGCCAAAACCCACCTCTCTGATCTTTCACTGCCCTCATGTGCCTGtgataatcccactgaagttccaGATCACTCTGTTCCACCATCACACCCAGACCACAGAAGATGCCGTTAGATTGAATTTGGCCTCTGCTGGGCTGGTAAAAGAGCGTTGTTCTCTTTTGTAGCTGAGATTTGTAGCAAGAGTGATGCAGTTCAGCAACTCAGCTGGCAGAAAGTGGGACCCAGCAGCTAGATTTGGGAATCCATGTTGCACCATGTTGGCCCCTGTCCCCTGCTGGCATCTTTATAATGCCCCTGTGGTTCTTGGAGCTAGATGATGCCTCGGTGCAGTGACTGATCTTGTTCTGTATGCAGGTACCAGCACGTCTCCTGGGAGCAGTTTAAACTCCAGTGAAGAAGATCTCAACACGTCGGCCAGCACTGCTAACTCCAAAGGTAAGACCAGGACACCTCTCCATCAAAAAGTCCTCTTCAAGGGGTACCATGGGGAATCCTATTTAAAGTGTCCTCAGGGTAGAAGTATGCAGGATCTGAGCCCATTTCCTCAGCAATGGCCCTAGAGAAATTGAATGCATTAAAGGTAAGGTGCATTCAGTTCAGTAACTGCAGCGTATCCACGTTTTTATGTGGGAATCCTGGCTAGAGGGGTGTGTTCTGTGAGGAATGGAGAGGAGAGTCGACTCCCTCTGGATTGCAGAACATGCATGATGTTACCGAGCTATGTTTCTGATCCAGGCTGGAATCCAATCTGATGGGTCCATTCAGAGCTCATGGATCCCAGCCCAGAACCTTGTTACTGAAAGGGTCACCCAGCCCTGGCACTGACAGGGCCTAGCAGAGGGTGATCTCAGAAGCGGTGCCTTGCACAGGAACAAGAGCAATACTTGGGTCTGTAGCCCTGATTTTCCTTCTACATCAGAACGCCACTGATTTGCTTGGAGTCACTCTTGACTCACCCCAGTGAATGTGAGAGGAGAAGGGGGCCCTTGCCTCCAAGCTGTCAGTTCCTCCTAATATTCAACCCGAATTTTCCTTCGCTTAAGTTCAGCCCATCAGTCCAGGTGACACCCCTTTGGGCCACTCCAAACCCCAGAAGCATGTTGGCTGGGCTGAACTGGTTGTGCTAATGGGGATACAGGCTGGTGGTTGCACAAGGACCTCTAAGGAGGTTTGTTCTGGGGTGACATCCTGTGTCCCCTGTAGAAATGAGACTGGAATCTGTATGAGGATTCAGAGATTAGGGAGAGTCCCCTACACACACTTCCATGCCACAATAAAGGAACCATGGCTTACATGTCTGATGCTCTCCCAGGCGTCTCCTGGGGACACCACCATCATCCCTCAGGCTCTTCAATTCCAAGTCAGGACTTTGGAAAGGCTATCCCCAGGAAAATCCATCCCACATTTTGCCCTAAGACGAGAGTGTACAGTGCAGGGCCTTGAGAGATTAATAAGTGCTCATGCAGGGCTGATGCGATCAGTAAAGATCACAGTATATGCATCTTACTGTCAAGTCTCAGCGCATTGGTTTAAGGCATTCCCAAGGACCTGGGCCGTAATGCCAGGCAGAACAATCATTTTTACTCCAGACTGGCCATCAGAAATACCCCACAGCCCAGTTAGATTTCACATTAAGGCTACGAGCTAGGGATGCGATTCCCCGGCTCACGTACACGGGCTCACGCCGGCTCAGTGAGCACTCGTATGAGGATAAAGAGCGGTGTCGTTGTGACCGAGGAGGTGTCGTTGTGACCGAGGAGGCACGCCTGAGCTGTGCTGAGTGCAGACCGCCTTAAAACAGCGGGTACGTACTTGGCAGGGCTCAGCCACCTCTGCTGCAGCCACCCGTGAATACCGGGCCTCCGCTGTTGCAGCTGCATGGAATGAGCTCCAGTGTGTGTGCACAAGCCGGGGGATCCCACCCCTAGTTCACGGTGTAGACCTAGCCTGAGGCTAGTCTATAAACGACATCCCAGATGTTCCAAATCCTTGTGACAAGATGCCCCAGTGGGTGATGTTATGAAAGCAGTAATAGTAGCATGGCCTGAGCAGCCATGGGCAGAAGACGCCGAGGAGAATCCCTTTTGTGACCTGCACTGGGATGGGTGTGGCTTGCCGAGCATCTGACCATGGATCTTTCTCTCTGTTAGCTAAACTCGGGGACACACAGGAGCTGGAGGAGTTCATTGCGGATCTGGATAAAGTGCTAGAGGGTATGTATGGAGCCTTGATCTCTGCCATGTTTTGGTGACTGCTGAAAGCTAGATCCTCCACTGGTGGCCATCAGTGcagctcccctgaagtcaatagaactacgGCAACGGACCCAGGCTGACGATTCGTCCCTAGGCATGACTGTGTCTGACCACGCCTCTCCCTGTTCTCCACCCGGTGCAGTCCCTTGCAGGAGCTCCGCCTGTCCTGTGGCGGCTGCATCCTGCTCTCCTTTAACGTTAGGAATTGTACCTTGACAGACAGCATGGGAATCTGGCAGGTGTGAATTCTGGCCTGCTGCCTCCAGGGCTGTACAGCCCCTGGGCTGGAAGGTGGTGTCTAGGCTACAGTGTGTCCTCCTGGGTTAGTCTGGCACAAGGCAGCCATGGCGGGGAATGTAATCTAGTGTTTAAGGGTGgggttttcaatgggagttaagggcCTGAATCCCCTAGAGCACCACTCAGCTCCCATggaatccataaacctgggcttcTAAGTCCCTCAGGCTTGTTAGAAACACCAGCATTAAACACTAGTGGAATCTGGAgatcttgggtgaaatcctggccccattgaagtccatcGCAAAACTCCCCCTGacctcaatggagccaggatttcaccctgggatTCCAGTCTAGTCTTTTCCACCCAGTTGGAAaagtgaccttgggtgagtctctcctttcccctctcgCACCACCCTTTCCCATCTGTCAAGGGGGGGGTGATGATACTGTCCAGCCCTGAGGGAGGTGGCTGGGGGGGCCTGACAGTTATTGATGAAGTGCGGGGCATGCCGCACTAAATTCTACAGTCTCCATCATTCAGGGCTACATTGGCCCAGAGTGTTCAGGGCAGCCCTAGCATGCTGCCGCCCGAGCTCTGCACCCCTGCTGCTTCCTTGCAGCCCCCCTCTAGTCtgagaggagaggggaaatgacaGCACTTCCTGATTACATTTGTCTTGCGCTGTGCTGGTGCTGGCAGGAAACCCCCCAGAGAGAGCTGGCCCAGGTTGGATTTCCCCTCACTCAAGCAGCTGGctgcaatgaaaaaaaatcaaaccagtgTGGATGTCCAGCATATAGGATCATCTGTGGTGACAGCAGGAGCTCAGGatagcgggctggggctgggttgctatTGGACGAACACTGACCAAGGCCTGTAACACTGGCCTTTACTGAGCAGGGCGAGAGATCTTTCCTGCAACTCTCTCTTTGCCTGCTGCATTGCTCCCTGCTAATGAAACCTAGGGGAGTTTTACATATGCAGGTGCGAGAGGGTTTCTAGCTTCAGTTTTGTCTAAGGGAAATCCTTGCTCTTTTCTGCCATCCATATGCAGGGATACTGACTGCAACCTCTGGCCCACTTCTCTAGAATGAGTAAAAAGCTGTAAATGGAATCCTCTCCCATTCATTATGGCTCACTTGGAAGAGAAGCGGTGATAACAAAACGCTGCTCCCCTCCAGCACCTGGCACCCAGGCATCTCCACGCTCTTTGCAGGATGGCTGGTCTCCatctttacagatggggaaactgagacacaattAAGGTCCAAACTTTCTAAAGTCATTTTTTGGTGCCCAGCTTAAGGCAGTTAGGGTCTGACTGTTTTCAGATGTGTTGAGCAGCTCCCCTGGAGTTCCTTTGTTACTCAGCACCCCTGAATGTCCCCCAACAGAAGTCAGAAGTTCAGCTGGTCATTGTTGAAATGTTGGGTGTTAACCCCAAGCAGAGCCAGGAGCCGGATCCAGGAGGCCTGATTCCCAAtctcctgctttaaccactacaCACACAGCCGGGCAAAACAGGGTTTGGGTTTCCTTTGCATTGGCTGAGTTCAATGGCCTAACAATACATTTTCTTCTTCGCCCTGCAGAGATGTGAGATGctgtctctggccaggagctcTGAGAAGAGGTTATGGCAGAACTGAGATGTTCCACCCCATCCTTTCATGTTCTGCTCTGGAAGAACAGGGTCTAAAATTCATACCCCATGGGGCAAGGATAATACAGGCACGCTTTCCATCTGCAGAGCAACTGTCCAGCAACAACAGACCTGAAGTGCAAATCCATCATGCCTGAGAATCCTGGCAGGTCCCTCTTCAGACAATCAGCATAAATGGCAAATACTGATTCATCTCAGGGTGGGGGGACCTGCGAGTTGGGATTTATTTAGGTACTGGCCTTGGCATGTTTCCTTCTGCATTTGGTGAGCTACTAACCACAAACTTTCCACTTTCAAGGCAAAATTTCTCCAGTTGTTACCCATAGCACTCCTCCACCCTCCTCTTCCCAATGTATTGTCTCCCCATCTCTGAGGGTAGGGTAGAGTGTTCTGAGGAGACCTCTTTACTCTGAGCAGAATTGCAAGTGCTGGAATTGTAAGCCAAGGTAAGCTACCCCTGGAGTCCAGAGTCCCATCTGTAATGAGAAGGAAAGCAGGGTGAAGCCTCTTTATTTCCCAGCTCCATCAGGGTCCTCTCTATGAGACATTGTACAGTATTTCCTGGGCCTGTGGACAATGGTTTTGCTCTTAATGAACCTCCTGGCTCCTGCAGTACTTTAACACTGCAGGGCTCTTTGGCATCAGTGGTAGCTCTTCTGGCAAATACCACCTGCAGCAATTGAGGGGCATCTCCATTTTAAAGTTGGCTAAATGTCTGCTCATGCTCTAGGCACCTTCCATACGGGTTTCAGATGGGTTAGGCTAGCAATGGATTGCCATTTATCGTAGTTTGAGTAGAGAGAGACCCATACTAACCCTCTGGACCTCCATTAGAGGTATAATGGGACTGTGCAAACCACCAGAGCTGAACATCCCTCACCTTTGGATTTGGGTCACAGCTTTACAGCTGATAACACCAAATTTTGTGTTGATCCATAT
This DNA window, taken from Caretta caretta isolate rCarCar2 chromosome 9, rCarCar1.hap1, whole genome shotgun sequence, encodes the following:
- the LOC125642987 gene encoding regulator of cell cycle RGCC yields the protein MASPTENMNNAVLPDDLHDLLREFDEVIEDFDKGEVCQYEQHLEELKRRTLPSVYDSGIDELESTSTSPGSSLNSSEEDLNTSASTANSKAKLGDTQELEEFIADLDKVLEEM